From Rhodamnia argentea isolate NSW1041297 chromosome 10, ASM2092103v1, whole genome shotgun sequence, a single genomic window includes:
- the LOC115749243 gene encoding uncharacterized protein LOC115749243 produces the protein MNTQMESGKPNSVRSVLVRALVVGVLLLLVRFAYVVTIAGESCKLSDFCFLSPPENLDLVVSGATAAAANAVRSTVPSPPRRGEGKDWIEAVRFYGSVFRDLVSEGFLSRASRALCIESGSGQDVFALKEIGVADSVGVSKKASRPLVISGRPHRLPFGDETFDFVFSGGGRFDKLPRPLDAAAEIARTLKPEGFAVFHVRANDTYSFDSFIDLFNCCQPVRSRDFAGLNTSFPKIREIVLKKVSDFSILSHSVKNSGGDSENSCFVSESKRKLVRDAEPLIVDEPLKPWITLKRNIKNVKYLPSMVDINFKNRYVYVDVGARSYGSSIVSWFRKQYPKQNKTFEVYAIEADEHFHEEYKSKKRVTLLPYAAWVKNETLSFEIYRDPGQKSEDKGRGMGRIQPVQSSSDGEVAKIEGFDFAEWLKNTVSEKDFVVMKMDVEGTEFDLIPRLFETGAICLIDELFLECHYNRWQRCCPGERTSKYEKTYGQCLDLFTSLRQSGVLVHQWW, from the coding sequence ATGAATACCCAGATGGAATCCGGCAAACCCAACTCCGTCAGGAGCGTTCTCGTGCGGGCCCTCGTCGtcggcgtcctcctcctcctcgtccgctTCGCCTACGTCGTCACCATCGCCGGCGAGTCCTGCAAGCTCAGCGACTTCTGCTTCCTCTCCCCGCCGGAGAATCTCGACCTCGTCGTCTCCGGcgcaaccgccgccgccgccaacgcTGTCCGATCCACCGTCCCGAGCCCCCCGCGCCGCGGCGAAGGGAAGGACTGGATCGAGGCCGTCCGGTTCTACGGCTCCGTGTTCCGGGATTTGGTGTCGGAGGGGTTCCTGTCGCGGGCCTCCAGGGCCCTGTGCATCGAGTCGGGGAGCGGGCAGGACGTGTTCGCTCTGAAGGAGATTGGTGTGGCGGACTCGGTCGGTGTCTCGAAGAAGGCCTCGCGGCCTCTGGTTATCTCGGGCCGGCCGCATCGCCTGCCGTTCGGCGACGAGACCTTCGATTTCGTGTTCTCCGGAGGGGGGCGCTTCGACAAGCTGCCGCGGCCGCTGGACGCCGCCGCCGAGATCGCGCGGACGTTGAAGCCAGAAGGGTTTGCGGTTTTCCATGTGAGGGCTAACGATACGTACAGTTTCGATTCCTTCATTGATTTGTTCAATTGTTGCCAGCCAGTGAGATCGCGTGATTTTGCCGGTCTCAATACTTCGTTTCCTAAGATACGTGAGATTGTTCTGAAGAAAGTTAGCGATTTTAGCATTCTTAGCCACTCGGTGAAGAAttccggtggtgattcggaGAATTCGTGCTTCGTCTCTGAGAGTAAGCGGAAATTGGTCCGGGATGCGGAGCCATTGATTGTGGACGAGCCATTGAAACCATGGATTACGCTGAAGAGGAATATAAAGAATGTAAAGTATCTGCCATCTATGGTTGATATCAATTTCAAGAATAGGTATGTTTATGTAGATGTCGGAGCTCGGAGCTACGGCTCTAGTATAGTTAGTTGGTTTAGAAAACAATACCCGAAGCAGAACAAGACCTTTGAAGTGTATGCAATCGAGGCCGATGAGCATTTTCATGAGGAATACAAGTCGAAAAAGCGTGTCACTTTGCTGCCTTATGCTGCGTGGGTGAAGAACGAGACTCTGTCCTTCGAAATATACCGAGACCCAGGTCAGAAATCCGAGGACAAAGGTAGAGGGATGGGCAGGATTCAGCCGGTTCAGTCCTCGAGTGATGGAGAGGTGGCTAAGATCGAGGGATTCGATTTCGCGGAATGGTTGAAGAACACGGTTTCAGAGAAGGATTTCGTCGTGATGAAGATGGATGTGGAGGGAACTGAGTTCGATTTGATTCCCAGGCTGTTCGAGACCGGGGCTATCTGTTTGATCGATGAACTGTTTCTCGAGTGCCATTACAACAGATGGCAGAGATGTTGTCCCGGCGAGAGAACCTCCAAGTACGAGAAAACATATGGGCAATGCTTGGACCTTTTCACATCCCTCAGACAGAGTGGAGTGCTTGTTCATCAATGGTGGTAG